The following are from one region of the Sorghum bicolor cultivar BTx623 chromosome 2, Sorghum_bicolor_NCBIv3, whole genome shotgun sequence genome:
- the LOC8060725 gene encoding non-specific lipid-transfer protein 4.3 has protein sequence MAARAVATLAASSAMVLAVLLLAGGASAQSSPSSQCTTVLVSLSPCLNYISGNESSAPATCCTQLAKVVQSDPQCLCVALSADPASLGLTVNRTRALGLPDACKVKTPDVSNCKGGAAAAGAPVTSPGGTTTTTTTPATGSKTTPTTTSVPETAAASPRGSAGVVAGFVVAAVVVAGFAV, from the coding sequence ATGGCGGCGAGAGCGGTGGCCACCCTGGCGGCGTCGTCGGCGATGGTGCTGGCGGTCCTGCTACTGGCCGGCGGCGCGTCGGCGCAGTCGTCGCCGTCGAGCCAGTGCACGACGGTGCTGGTGAGCCTGTCGCCGTGCCTGAACTACATCTCCGGGAACGAGTCGAGTGCGCCGGCGACGTGCTGCACGCAGCTGGCCAAAGTGGTGCAGTCGGACCCGCAGTGCCTGTGCGTGGCGCTGAGCGCCGACCCAGCGTCGCTGGGGCTCACCGTCAACCGCACCCGCGCGCTGGGCCTCCCCGACGCCTGCAAGGTCAAGACGCCCGACGTCAGCAACTGCAAGGGcggcgctgccgccgccggagcACCGGTCACCTCGCCCggcgggacgacgacgacgacgacgacacccGCCACGGGGTCCAAGACGACGCCCACGACGACGTCTGTGCCAGAAACCGCAGCTGCGTCGCCGCGGGGCTCGGCTGGTGTGGTTGCCGGCTTCGTCGTCGCGGCCGTTGTCGTCGCCGGCTTCGCCGTGTGA
- the LOC8060726 gene encoding type I inositol polyphosphate 5-phosphatase 4, with protein MTEESAKKSKLSWSKSLVRKWFNIRPKAQDFHADFDASQARDGGGGSWKPSCSSSEASASTAAKKSRTDRSSSKRSAERARRGKNNFDAARLTEVQDYRIFAATWNVGGKSPPRGLNLDEWLHTSPPADIYVLGFQEIVPLNAGNVLGTEDNLPAKKWVSLIRRTLNKNPGASGCGGYHTPSPVLDPVVELDADFEGSARRQENFSFFHRRSFHNLSRSLRMDGDFMFPQPRLDRRFSVCDPVNLGGRPSDFDGNLRCPGSPDEDNIDMEVSDGAQISPFPHSYSASAPSEQNDDQSNSSRYCLVASKQMVGIFLTVWVRNEIRDDVRNLKVSCVGRGLMGYLGNKGSISISMSLHQTSFCFICCHLTSGEKEGDELRRNSDVLEILRKTRFPRVRGAGDVKSPETILDHDRIIWLGDLNYRIALSYCSAKALVEMHNWKQLLEKDQLRMQQRYGRVFQGWREGRIYFPPTYKYSFNSDRYAGEGRHPKEKRRTPAWCDRILWYGNGLNQLSYVRGESRFSDHRPVYSIFLAEVDIVHQRRRNMGYFSSRIEVEELLPHSQSYREIKFY; from the exons ATGACGGAAGAGAGCGCCAAGAAGAGCAAG CTTTCATGGTCCAAGTCCCTCGTGAGGAAGTGGTTCAACATCCGGCCCAAGGCGCAGGACTTCCATGCGGATTTCGACGCCAGCCAGG CAAgggatggtggtggtggatcaTGGAAGCCCAGCTGTTCCTCAAGCGAAGCAAGCGCAAGCACTGCTGCCAAGAAAAGCAGAACTG ACCGATCGTCGTCAAAGCGGAGTGCTGAACGCGCTCGCCGAGGGAAGAATAATTTTGATGCAGCACGCCTGACAGAAGTGCAAGATTACAG GATCTTTGCTGCAACGTGGAACGTCGGTGGTAAGTCACCACCAAGGGGGCTAAATTTAGATGAATGGCTCCATACTTCTCCTCCTGCCGATATCTATGTCTTAGG GTTTCAAGAGATTGTCCCTTTGAATGCGGGAAACGTTCTTGGCACTGAAGATAACCTTCCAGCCAAGAAGTGGGTGTCCCTTATTAGGCGGACACTGAACAAGAATCCTGGAGCTAGTGGTTGTGGTGGCTATCATACACCTTCACCAGTCCTGGATCCAGTTGTAGAACTGGATGCTGATTTTGAGGGGTCTGCAAGAAGGCAGGAGAACTTCTCATTCTTTCATCGCCGGTCGTTCCACAACCTCAGCCGTAGTTTAAGAATGGATGGGGACTTCATGTTCCCACAACCAAGGCTAGATCGCAGGTTTAGCGTTTGCGATCCAGTCAACTTAGGAGGCAGACCAAGTGATTTTGATGGGAATCTGCGCTGCCCTGGATCACCTGATGAGGATAACATAGATATGGAAGTGAGCGATGGTGCACAAATTTCACCATTCCCTCATAGCTACAGTGCATCTGCACCTTCTGAACAAAATGATGATCAATCAAACAGCTCTAG GTATTGCTTGGTTGCCAGCAAACAAATGGTTGGCATATTTCTCACAGTGTGGGTACGCAATGAAATAAGAGATGATGTCAGAAACTTGAAAGTTTCTTGTGTGGGCAGAGGATTGATGGGTTATCTTGGAAATAAG GGTTCAATTTCAATAAGCATGTCTTTGCACCAGACAAGCTTCTGCTTCATATGTTGCCATTTGACATCAGGGGAAAAGGAGGGGGATGAACTGCGCAGGAATTCCGATGTTCTGGAAATTTTAAGAAAGACTAGATTCCCACGGGTTCGTGGTGCTGGTGATGTTAAGTCACCTGAAACGATTCTTGATCATGA TCGGATTATATGGCTAGGGGATTTGAATTATCGGATTGCCCTATCATATTGTTCAGCAAAGGCTCTTGTGGAAATGCATAACTGGAAGCAATTATTGGAGAAAGATCAG CTGCGGATGCAACAAAGATATGGACGAGTTTTCCAAGGTTGGAGAGAAGGGAGGATCTATTTTCCTCCCACATACAAATATTCATTCAACTCAGATCGGTATGCTGGAGAGGGTAGGCACCCTAAAGAGAAGAGGAGAACACCAGCATG GTGTGATCGCATTCTCTGGTATGGTAACGGCCTCAATCAGCTGTCTTATGTTCGTGGCGAGTCTCGTTTCTCCGACCACAGGCCGGTGTACAGTATCTTCCTGGCAGAGGTTGACATTGTACACCAAAGGAGGAGAAACATGGGATATTTCAGCTCTAGAATCGAGGTGGAAGAGCTCTTGCCGCATTCTCAGAGCTATAGAGAAATAAAGTTTTATTGA
- the LOC8081184 gene encoding non-specific lipid transfer protein GPI-anchored 2, giving the protein MDRSSMGLMSLMATITLLATAAVPLASGQQQPAGAASCTASLLTSFTPCFSFLTSSGGGSNGSAPPTRECCRSLAALVNASTGCACLVLTGAVPLPALGGGVPVNRTLAVSLPKACDSMSVPLQCRDTSSAQSPAAGPVADTPSTPASTTTTQGAPAPPTTVDPTATAPVSQGQTRQMVLPSSARRTTTSAHVAAAPALALLLLAVAAALV; this is encoded by the exons atggATCGATCATCGATGGGGCTGATGAGCCTGATGGCGACGATCACGCtgctggcgacggcggcggtgccGCTGGCGTCggggcagcagcagccggcGGGGGCGGCGTCGTGCACGGCGTCGCTGCTCACCAGCTTCACCCCGTGCTTCAGCTTCCTgaccagcagcggcggcggcagcaacgGGTCCGCGCCGCCGACTCGGGAATGCTGCCGGTCGCTGGCGGCGCTGGTGAACGCCAGCACGGGGTGCGCGTGCCTCGTCCTCACGGGCGCCGTGCCGCTGCCGGCGCTGGGCGGCGGCGTCCCCGTCAACCGCACGCTCGCCGTGTCGCTGCCCAAGGCCTGCGACTCCATGTCCGTCCCACTGCAGTGCCGAG ACACGTCGTCGGCTCAGAGCCCGGCTGCAGGCCCCGTCGCAGACACGCCCTCCACGCccgcgtcgacgacgacgacgcaagGAGCTCCGGCGCCGCCTACTACCGTGGATCCCACGGCGACGGCACCGGTGAGCCAGGGGCAGACGAGGCAGATGGTGCTGCCCAGCTCTGCCCGGAGAACAACAACCAGCGCCCACGTCgccgcggcgccggcgctggcgctgctgctgctcgccgTTGCGGCCGCGCTGGTGTGA